In Brachypodium distachyon strain Bd21 chromosome 2, Brachypodium_distachyon_v3.0, whole genome shotgun sequence, one genomic interval encodes:
- the LOC100843547 gene encoding ABC transporter B family member 20: MVSRGLFGWSPPHVQPLTPVSEASEPPESPSPYAADVGAAADSASAAQHPEDADAGGLEGDDEDPDPPPAAVPFKRLFACADRLDWALMAAGALAAAAHGVALVVYLHLFGRAIHSLHGRHSHHLFDDIKQHALYFLYIAIGVFFAGWIEVSCWILTGERQTAVIRSKYVQVLLNQDMSFFDTYGNNGDIVSQVLSDVLLIQSALSEKVGNYIHNMATFFGGLIIGLVNCWQIALLTLATGPFIVAAGGISNIFLHRLAENIQDAYGEAASIAEQAILYIRTLYSFTNETLAKYSYATSLQATLRYGILISLVQGLGLGFTYGLAICSCALQLWVGRFLIVHGRANGGEVVVALFAIILSGLGLNQAATNFYSFEQGRIAAYRLYEMISRSTSTVNQDGRTLSSVQGNIEFRNVYFSYLSRPEIPILSGFYLTVPARKTVALVGRNGSGKSSIIPLMERFYDPTLGEVLLDGENIKNLKLEWLRSQIGLVTQEPALLSLSIRENIAYGRSATTDQIEEAAKTAHAHTFISSLEKGYETQVGRAGLSLTEEQKIKLSIARAVLSNPSILLLDEVTGALDFEAEKAVQEALDVLMLGRSTIIIARRLSLIRNADYIAVMEEGQLVEMGTHEELLNLDGLYAELLKCEEAAKLPKRTPIRNYKEPSTFQIERDSSASHSFQESSSPVMSKSPSLQKTHGFLAFRNSDANHNSRESPNIQSPPSEQMAEGRLPMVASERAPSIKRQDSFEMKLPDLPKIDVPLHRQSSNTSDPESPISPLLTSDPKNERSHSKTFSRTLDMFDHFHVDESKKDQTKAPSFWKLAELSLTEYFYAILGSAGAACFGSFNPLLAYTISLIVVAYYRIGVRDVHDEVNKYCSFIVGMGIITVLANFLQHFYFGIMGEKMTERVRRMMFSAILRNEVGWFDDEENSADILSMRLANDATFVRAAFSNRLSIFIQDTSAIFVALLLGMLLEWRVALVALATLPILVISAVAQKMWLSGFSRGIQEMHRKASLVLEDAVRNIYTVVAFCAGNKIMELYRLQLGSILTKSFVHGMGIGFAFGFSQFLLFACNALLLWYTAVAVKDGHLSLVTALKEYIVFSFATFALVEPFGLAPYILKRRKSLTSVFEIIDRVPKIDPDDASGLKPPNVYGSIEFRSVDFCYPSRPEMMVLSNFSLKVNGGQTIAVVGVSGSGKSTIISLIERFYDPTAGQVLLDGRDLKLFNVRWLRSHMGLVPQDPVIFSTTIRENIIYARHNATESEMKEAARIANAHHFISSLPHGYDTHVGMRGVDLTPGQKQRIAIARVVLKNAPIVLLDEASSAIESESSRVVQEALDTLIMGNKTTILIAHRTAMMKHVDNIVVLNGGKIVEQGTHDSLVQTNGLYIKLMQPHFTKGFRQRRLI; the protein is encoded by the exons ATGGTCTCGCGGGGGCTCTTCGGTTGGTCCCCGCCGCACGTGCAGCCGCTCACGCCCGTCTCCGAGGCCTCCGAGCCGCCGGAGTCGCCCTCCCCCTACGCCGCAgacgtcggcgccgccgccgactccgcCTCCGCAGCGCAGCATCCCGAAGACGCCGACGCGGGGGGGCTCGAAGGGGACGACGAAGATCCCGAcccgccccccgccgccgtccccttCAAGCGCCTCTTCGCCTGCGCCGACCGCCTCGACTGGGCGctcatggccgccggcgcactcgccgccgccgcgcacggcGTCGCGCTCGTCGTCTACCTCCACCTCTTCGGCAGGGCCATCCACTCGCTCCACGGCCGCCACTCCCACCACCTCTTCGACGACATCAAGCAG CATGCTTTATACTTCCTCTACATAGCAATTGGTGTTTTCTTTGCTGGATGGATAG AGGTTTCGTGCTGGATTTTGACTGGGGAAAGGCAGACAGCAGTAATAAGATCAAAGTATGTCCAAGTCTTATTAAACCAAGACATGAGTTTCTTTGATACGTATGGAAACAATGGTGATATTGTCAGTCAAGTGCTAAGTGATGTCTTGCTTATTCAATCTGCTCTGAGTGAGAAA GTCGGAAACTACATTCACAACATGGCTACATTTTTTGGTGGGCTTATCATTGGTTTGGTGAACTGTTGGCAAATAGCTCTTTTGACATTGGCTACTGGACCCTTCATTGTTGCTGCAGGAGGAATATCAAACATATTTCTCCATCGGCTGGCAGAAAATATTCAGGATGCCTATGGTGAGGCCGCAAGCATTGCTGAGCAG GCAATATTATACATCAGGACTTTGTACTCCTTCACAAATGAGACCCTTGCAAAATATTCTTATGCTACTTCGCTTCAAGCAACTCTTCGCTATGGGATTCTGATAAGTCTGGTGCAAGGTCTTGGTCTCGGGTTTACATATGGGCTTGCCATATGCTCTTGTGCCTTACAACTTTGGGTCGGGAGATTCCTTATCGTCCATGGAAGAGCCAATGGTGGTGAAGTTGTAGTTGCTCTGTTTGCTATTATTTTGAGTGGACT TGGACTTAATCAAGCAGCAACAAACTTTTATTCCTTTGAGCAAGGACGTATAGCTGCGTACAGACTCTATGAAATGATAAGCCGGTCAACGTCTACTGTAAACCAGGATGGCCGTACCTTATCTTCAGTGCAAGGCAACATCGAGTTTCGTAATGTCTACTTCAGTTATCTCTCCCGCCCAGAAATCCCCATCTTAAGCGGGTTCTACCTTACTGTACCTGCTAGAAAGACTGTTGCTCTTGTTGGTAGAAATGGTTCAGGAAAAAGCAGTATAATACCTCTCATGGAGCGATTCTATGACCCAACCTTAG GTGAAGTACTTTTGGATGGGGAGAATATTAAGAACTTGAAACTAGAGTGGTTAAGAAGCCAAATAGGACTTGTGACCCAGGAACCAGCTCTGTTGAGCTTGAGCATTCGGGAAAATATCGCATACGGAAGATCTGCTACAACCGACCAGATTGAGGAGGCAGCCAAAACAGCTCATGCACATACTTTCATCAGTTCACTGGAAAAAGGCTATGAAACCCAG GTTGGCCGTGCTGGGCTTTCACTGACAGAGGAACAAAAGATAAAGCTCTCCATTGCTCGTGCTGTGCTCTCAAATCCATCAATTCTTTTACTGGATGAGGTTACTGGTGCTCTTGATTTTGAGGCTGAGAAAGCTGTCCAGGAAGCACTAGATGTTCTAATGCTTGGCAGATCTACTATCATCATAGCTAGACGTCTCAGCCTTATCAGGAATGCTGATTATATAGCAGTGATGGAGGAAGGCCAACTTGTTGAGATGGGAACTCATGAAGAATTGTTAAATCTTGATGGTCTTTATGCTGAACTTCTTAAGTGTGAAGAAGCAGCGAAACTTCCGAAGCG GACACCGATTAGAAACTACAAAGAGCCCAGCACCTTCCAAATTGAACGAGATTCCTCAGCAAGTCACAGCTTCCAAGAGTCATCTTCTCCTGTTATGTCAAAATCACCATCACTTCAGAAAACGCATGGTTTTCTCGCATTCCGAAACTCTGATGCTAACCATAACTCACGTGAGTCGCCAAACATTCAGAGTCCTCCTTCGGAGCAAATGGCAGAAGGCAGGTTACCTATGGTTGCTTCTGAGAGAGCTCCGTCCATCAAAAGGCAGGACAGTTTTGAAATGAAATTGCCTGATCTCCCCAAGATCGATGTGCCCTTACACCGACAGTCTTCAAATACCTCAGACCCAGAATCACCAATATCACCATTATTGACTTCTGATCCAAAAAATGAGCGTTCCCACTCAAAAACTTTCAGCAGAACTCTTGATATGTTTGATCATTTTCATGTTGATGAGTCAAAGAAGGATCAAACAAAAGCTCCATCATTTTGGAAACTTGCAGAGCTTAGCCTTACAGAGTATTTCTATGCTATTTTGGGGAGTGCTGGCGCTGCTTGCTTTGGTTCATTTAATCCTCTTCTTGCTTACACAATATCTTTAATAGTGGTGGCGTACTACAGAATTGGTGTCCGCGATGTACATGATGAAGTGAACAAGTACTGCTCATTCATTGTTGGCATGGGTATAATTACTGTGCTGGCTAACTTCTTGCAGCACTTTTATTTTGGTATAATGGGAGAGAAAATGACTGAGCGTGTTAGAAGGATGATGTTTTCAG CAATTCTGCGCAATGAAGTTGGATGGTTTGATGATGAGGAAAATAGTGCGGACATATTGTCGATGCGGCTTGCTAATGATGCAACATTTGTCCGTGCTGCTTTTAGCAACAGACTTTCTATTTTCATCCAGGATACATCAGCCATTTTTgtggctcttcttcttggcatGCTGCTAGAATGGCGTGTTGCTCTTGTTGCACTGGCAACTTTGCCAATTCTTGTGATTTCTGCAGTTGCACAG AAAATGTGGCTTTCTGGCTTTTCTCGAGGAATTCAGGAGATGCACAGGAAAGCTTCTTTAGTACTTGAAGATGCAGTGAGGAATATCTATACTGTGGTGGCATTTTGTGCTGGTAACAAAATAATGGAGCTTTATAGATTGCAGCTTGGAAGTATTCTTACAAAAAGCTTTGTTCATGGGATGGGCATTGGTTTTGCCTTTGGCTTCTCTCAGTTCCTTCTTTTCGCTTGCAACGCTCTTCTGTTGTGGTATACAGCTGTTGCTGTGAAGGATGGACATCTTAGCCTGGTAACAGCACTCAAAGAGTACATTGTCTTCTCTTTTGCGACTTTTGCACTGGTGGAGCCATTTGGCCTTGCGCCATATATTCTCAAGCGTAGGAAATCCTTGACCTCAGTATTTGAAATTATTGATCGTGTACCCAAGATTGATCCAGATGATGCCAGCGGCCTCAAGCCCCCAAATGTGTATGGGAGCATTGAATTCAGAAGTGTTGATTTTTGCTACCCTTCTCGCCCTGAGATGATGGTTTTGAGTAATTTTAGCCTTAAGGTCAATGGAGGACAAACAATTGCTGTGGTAGGTGTATCTGGATCAGGGAAGAGCACAATAATTTCTTTGATCGAGAGATTCTATGATCCCACTGCTGGCCAAGTTTTGTTGGATGGCCGTGATTTGAAGTTGTTCAACGTGAGATGGTTGCGGAGCCACATGGGGTTGGTTCCTCAGGACCCTGTTATATTCTCCACAACCATAAGAGAAAACATAATATATGCAAGGCACAATGCAACAGAGTCTGAGATGAAAGAGGCTGCCAGGATTGCGAATGCTCACCATTTCATTAGCAGCCTGCCTCATGGCTATGACACACATGTGGGAATGCGTGGGGTTGATTTGACTCCCGGGCAGAAGCAACGCATCGCCATTGCCCGTGTAGTGCTGAAGAATGCGCCCATCGTGTTGCTAGATGAAGCCAGCTCCGCAATCGAATCCGAGTCAAGTAGGGTGGTGCAGGAAGCCCTTGATACGCTGATCATGGGGAACAAGACTACAATTCTCATTGCACACAGGACGGCAATGATGAAGCATGTGGATAACATTGTCGTGTTAAATGGTGGTAAGATTGTCGAGCAGGGAACACATGATTCACTGGTGCAAACGAATGGTCTGTATATCAAGTTGATGCAGCCTCATTTCACCAAGGGATTCCGCCAGCGTAGACTAATATAG